In a single window of the Nodularia spumigena CCY9414 genome:
- a CDS encoding PP2C family protein-serine/threonine phosphatase gives MFQILVIDDDISIQTLLKRMLEKQGYKVVAASNGEEGIAQAIAYQPALVICDWIMPGLNGLEVCKRMKTDPNLSTTFFIFLTSLDSIADRVKGLDAGADDFISKPIEQNELKARVRAGLRLHQLSQDLHTQKLLLETELAEAAEYVRSLLPLPSTEPFCINSRFIPSRQLGGDCFDYYWLDSDYLAIYLLDTAGHGLKAALPSISVLNLLRSRALKGLNYYQPSAVLKALNQTFQMNYQNDKYFTIWYGVYNRVNRQLIYASAGHPPAILVSGTSPKKTDVQLLRTPGMPVGMFPDAKYVDAYCKIEKSSSLYIFSDGAYEITKSDGTLWSLEAFIQVLVSLQHTIDRQLEQVLNYLIAVNSKEAFDDDLSILQINFD, from the coding sequence ATGTTTCAAATCCTGGTAATTGATGATGATATTTCTATACAAACTCTCTTGAAGCGGATGTTAGAAAAACAGGGCTATAAGGTAGTTGCGGCGAGTAATGGAGAAGAAGGAATTGCTCAGGCGATCGCTTACCAACCCGCTTTGGTTATTTGTGATTGGATTATGCCAGGATTGAATGGATTAGAAGTCTGTAAGCGCATGAAAACAGACCCCAATTTATCCACTACTTTCTTTATATTTTTAACATCTTTAGATTCCATCGCTGATCGTGTCAAAGGGTTGGATGCTGGTGCGGATGATTTTATCTCCAAACCTATTGAGCAAAATGAATTGAAAGCAAGAGTCAGAGCCGGATTGCGCTTGCATCAGTTAAGTCAGGATTTACACACCCAAAAACTGCTCTTAGAAACAGAATTAGCAGAAGCCGCAGAATATGTGCGATCGCTTCTACCTTTACCAAGCACCGAACCCTTCTGCATCAATTCTCGATTCATTCCTTCCCGACAACTCGGCGGCGATTGTTTCGATTACTACTGGCTAGATTCTGACTATCTCGCTATATACCTACTAGATACAGCAGGACATGGACTCAAAGCCGCCCTCCCCTCAATTTCCGTCCTCAACCTGTTACGTTCCCGCGCCTTAAAAGGTTTGAATTACTATCAGCCTAGCGCTGTACTCAAAGCTTTAAATCAAACCTTTCAGATGAACTACCAAAATGACAAATATTTTACTATTTGGTATGGAGTTTATAACCGAGTTAACCGACAATTAATTTATGCCAGTGCTGGACATCCACCCGCAATATTAGTATCAGGAACATCTCCCAAAAAGACTGATGTTCAACTATTGAGAACTCCTGGTATGCCAGTGGGAATGTTTCCCGACGCAAAATATGTTGATGCCTATTGTAAGATTGAAAAATCTAGTAGTCTTTATATTTTTAGTGATGGTGCTTACGAAATCACCAAATCAGATGGCACACTTTGGAGTTTAGAAGCTTTCATTCAAGTACTTGTTAGCTTACAACATACTATTGACCGCCAACTCGAACAGGTATTGAATTATCTCATTGCTGTGAACTCCAAAGAGGCTTTTGATGATGATTTATCGATTTTACAAATTAATTTTGATTAA
- a CDS encoding DUF1350 family protein: MDWKEIRGNWVLIPPKPIGIIHFLGGAFVATAPHLTYRWLLEQLANKGYVIIATPFLNTLDHIAIAKTVLLNFERTIERLQDSGTLRQLYLPTYGLGHSMGCKLHLLIGSLLPVERAGNILISFNNYAAKEAIPLVEQLNSTFLVEFTPSPLETNQMIQESYNIRRNLLIKFTNDTIDQSTPLTKILQARFSEMVTAQTLPGTHTTPLGQDIKWQPGASFTPLDALGQWFRQEVYRDLNQLKRAILLWLNPLSPP; this comes from the coding sequence ATGGACTGGAAAGAAATTAGAGGTAACTGGGTACTGATTCCCCCCAAACCCATCGGGATCATCCATTTTCTGGGAGGTGCATTTGTGGCTACTGCACCCCATTTGACTTATCGCTGGTTACTCGAACAACTGGCGAACAAAGGATATGTTATAATTGCTACACCATTTCTGAATACATTGGATCATATTGCGATCGCTAAAACTGTGCTGCTGAACTTTGAACGCACCATAGAACGATTACAAGACTCTGGGACATTACGCCAGCTTTATCTCCCTACTTATGGACTAGGGCATAGTATGGGTTGTAAACTGCACTTGCTCATTGGGAGTCTTCTACCTGTAGAACGTGCCGGAAATATTTTAATTTCCTTCAACAACTACGCCGCCAAGGAGGCTATCCCCTTAGTAGAACAGTTAAATTCTACTTTCTTGGTTGAGTTTACACCCTCGCCATTAGAAACCAACCAGATGATACAGGAAAGTTACAATATCCGGCGGAATTTATTAATAAAATTTACCAATGATACTATTGATCAATCAACGCCTTTAACTAAAATCTTACAAGCACGCTTTTCGGAGATGGTGACAGCACAAACCCTACCAGGCACTCACACGACACCTTTAGGTCAAGATATCAAATGGCAACCAGGAGCATCTTTTACCCCCTTAGACGCTTTAGGGCAATGGTTTAGACAAGAAGTTTATCGCGATTTGAACCAGCTAAAACGCGCCATTCTCTTATGGCTAAATCCGTTGTCACCTCCCTAA
- a CDS encoding MlaE family lipid ABC transporter permease subunit produces the protein MQTKKKLDELWIVRCLAAVLLFGQVLLHLLQGKTYYRKILQHMVTAGPASVSPVILVSGFAGMIFTIQTARELVRFGALDAVGGAFALAFCRELAPLLTASIIAGQVGSAFAAEIGAMRVTEQIDALYMLKTNPIDYLVLPRVIACILMMPIMMVFALIVGISGGVFAASQFYNVDPEAFLESVRSFLQLSDLFMVLVKGLIFGAIVAINGCSWGLTTKGGAKEVGESATTAVVTTWVLIFMMDFFLSLLMFEKPIV, from the coding sequence ATGCAAACCAAAAAAAAATTAGATGAATTATGGATTGTACGCTGTTTAGCCGCAGTGTTACTCTTTGGTCAAGTTCTGTTGCATTTACTCCAAGGCAAAACTTACTACCGGAAAATTTTGCAACATATGGTGACAGCAGGGCCGGCTTCGGTGTCTCCAGTTATCCTTGTCAGTGGGTTTGCGGGGATGATTTTTACTATTCAAACTGCTAGAGAATTAGTCAGATTTGGGGCGCTAGATGCTGTCGGAGGTGCTTTTGCTTTGGCTTTTTGCAGAGAATTAGCGCCACTTTTGACAGCTAGTATTATTGCGGGACAAGTGGGTTCTGCTTTTGCAGCAGAAATAGGTGCTATGCGAGTTACAGAACAAATTGATGCACTTTATATGCTGAAAACTAATCCTATTGATTACTTGGTGCTTCCTAGGGTAATTGCTTGCATTTTGATGATGCCAATTATGATGGTTTTTGCTTTAATTGTCGGCATCAGTGGCGGGGTTTTTGCTGCATCACAATTTTACAATGTTGATCCGGAAGCATTTTTAGAATCTGTGAGAAGTTTTTTACAACTATCAGATTTATTTATGGTTTTAGTAAAAGGGCTGATTTTTGGAGCTATCGTTGCTATCAATGGCTGTAGTTGGGGACTCACTACCAAAGGGGGCGCAAAAGAAGTGGGAGAATCAGCAACTACCGCAGTTGTCACTACTTGGGTATTAATTTTTATGATGGACTTTTTTCTCTCTTTGTTGATGTTCGAGAAGCCTATAGTTTAA
- a CDS encoding fasciclin domain-containing protein codes for MIRFWRWTSASTSLLALGVTFATINPIIVSGQSSIPINTSPALAANLSDISSDYWASPFIKALATRNIISGFPDGTFRPNQPVSRAEFAAMIQSAFNQQPMRQISSQGFRDVPAGFWASSAIKEAYETGFMSGYPGNLFLPNQQIRKVEAIVALTTGLGLQTSDNSLGVVNTYYTDASAIPRYALDNVAAATQANIVVNYPNVSRLNPLDPLTRAEASAILYQALVRQGQMPALTSNVAANNYIVGAAQQTSTAQDIVSIAASSESFRSLTSLLQTAGLAGILQQPGPYTVFAPTDAAFAALPAGTLEELQQPENRELLIKILRYHVVPGEVTANQLSDGELRTFEDVPVNIQVDRATNQIAVNDANVIQPNVQASNGVIHVINEVLIPPNLGVTQEPPAETTPGIAAGTTTRGGSSYVGVAGNIGIAGDSTLSESNYALISKIGLTNTISVRPSVVFGGDTLFLVPITLDFAPRSADPLGGEQLSISPFLGGGVAFGSGGDSDFGFLLTGGVDLPLANRFTATGTVNATFLDSTDVGLFLGIGYNF; via the coding sequence ATGATTAGATTCTGGCGTTGGACATCAGCAAGTACAAGTTTATTAGCATTGGGAGTGACATTTGCCACAATCAATCCCATAATAGTTTCTGGTCAAAGTAGCATTCCTATTAATACCTCGCCTGCTTTAGCGGCTAATTTGTCTGACATTAGTTCAGATTATTGGGCAAGTCCATTTATTAAAGCTTTAGCGACCAGAAATATCATATCTGGTTTTCCTGATGGCACATTTAGGCCGAATCAACCTGTGAGTCGGGCTGAATTTGCAGCCATGATTCAAAGTGCTTTTAATCAACAACCGATGCGACAAATAAGTTCACAAGGTTTTAGAGATGTTCCGGCTGGCTTCTGGGCAAGTTCGGCAATTAAAGAAGCCTACGAAACGGGATTTATGTCAGGTTATCCGGGAAACTTATTTCTCCCAAATCAGCAAATTCGCAAAGTTGAGGCCATAGTTGCTTTAACAACTGGTTTGGGTTTGCAAACCAGCGATAATTCATTAGGTGTAGTGAATACTTACTACACAGATGCTTCAGCAATACCAAGGTATGCATTGGATAATGTCGCAGCAGCCACACAAGCCAATATTGTTGTCAATTATCCCAATGTCAGCCGACTGAACCCGTTAGATCCTTTAACTCGCGCCGAAGCATCGGCTATTTTGTATCAAGCTTTAGTCAGACAGGGACAAATGCCAGCCCTGACTAGCAATGTTGCGGCGAATAATTATATAGTTGGGGCTGCTCAACAGACTTCCACGGCTCAAGATATTGTTTCTATTGCTGCATCGAGTGAATCTTTTAGAAGTTTGACTTCTTTATTGCAGACAGCAGGTTTAGCAGGTATTCTGCAACAACCAGGCCCTTATACAGTGTTTGCGCCCACAGATGCGGCGTTTGCTGCTTTACCGGCGGGGACTTTAGAGGAGTTACAGCAACCGGAAAACAGAGAATTATTGATTAAAATTTTGAGATATCATGTGGTTCCTGGGGAGGTAACTGCTAATCAACTCTCAGATGGAGAATTGAGAACTTTTGAGGATGTACCTGTAAATATTCAGGTAGACAGAGCGACAAATCAAATTGCGGTGAACGATGCGAATGTGATTCAGCCCAACGTACAAGCCAGTAATGGTGTCATCCATGTAATTAATGAAGTCCTGATACCACCTAATCTGGGAGTAACTCAGGAACCACCAGCAGAAACTACTCCTGGTATTGCGGCTGGTACAACTACTCGTGGTGGCTCTAGTTATGTGGGTGTTGCTGGTAATATTGGTATAGCTGGCGATTCTACTCTCAGCGAAAGTAACTATGCACTCATCAGCAAAATTGGGCTGACAAATACTATTTCGGTGCGCCCATCGGTGGTATTTGGGGGTGATACTCTGTTTTTAGTGCCGATAACTTTAGATTTTGCTCCCCGTTCCGCAGATCCTTTGGGTGGAGAGCAGTTATCCATATCTCCTTTTTTAGGTGGTGGTGTAGCTTTTGGAAGTGGGGGCGATTCTGATTTTGGTTTCTTGTTAACTGGTGGTGTGGATTTACCTTTAGCGAACCGCTTTACCGCCACAGGTACTGTGAATGCCACATTTTTGGATAGTACTGATGTTGGTTTATTCCTGGGTATCGGTTATAATTTTTAA